The stretch of DNA TATAATAGcattttatctcaaaaaaaaaaaaagaactcccttaatttattttagttttattaattaaaaatgaaaaagacaaataaatcctttaaaaatatataaacaaaaaataattagcatgtttatcaaattaaaacattctaattatctttcctagttatgtaaataaaataatatgattttagttttatttcaatacaatttaataaaatattgttttcgattattttctattttaaactTACACTTTTGTAaaaggaaatttgattttctatacttacatatacctaatattttttctctaaacacataacatttaatatttgtgggatatgacacattttagaatatccctaaaataccctCATTTACATTACCGCCtcccctctcttttcttctctctttgttataaacaaaaaaaaaattaaaaattaaagtggGCATCGGGCCCTACATCAGGCCCATCGGGCCAATcctataaaatgaaaaaaattaaaaaaaaaataaagtggacatctgaccatcgggccctacatcgggccAGTCCTAtagatagaattttttttaaaaaaatccaaaatgggCATCAGaccatcgggccctacatcgggccATGCATCGGGCCTTCATCTTCAAGCTCATATCAAACTAGAAAATCAGATTTTCTTGCCCAGAAAGATCACAGACCCTAGATCTACTCCATCTAACCCTAGATCTAATCAAGAATGCACATAtccaacctaaatctatcaactAACAACATTTTTACCAtaatcaataagaaaaaaaaaataaaaaatcgaaAGGGGAAAGACTTGTCGCATGCTCAGTGGATGGGTTCCCTCCGTGGGGTGGTGGGTTCGGTGGGTTCTTTGTTCGAGTGGGGATTCGTGGGTGGTGGGATTTCAAACGCTAGAGAGAAAAGGGgcgaagagagagagatagtcAGTTTAGAAATGAGGGAGTAAAATTGGGTTTAAGTAAAAGTTATCCCATTTTACaaattatgtataattttagATTAGGATACCAATTTTTTTAgcatataatttcaaatttccctttgtaAACGCCGAATAAGTGACAAAGTTTGGggtaaaatagttttttttttttttcaaaataaatataaaatagagTTGGACTTCATTTTTGTTCCATAGGATATAAAACTCTCATCTGAAGTGAAGCAAGAAGAAAAGGAAAGGGTTTCTTTGGGAACAAGCAGAGTTAGGTTCTTCACTTCTTCTCTGAAATTTGAACAAATTTCAGCTTGATCTTTCATTCTCAAACAATGGCGGCCGCCATGTTAGAAGATACGAGTTTTGAAGATGATCAATTGGCATCTATGTCCACTGATGATATTGTTAGGGCCTCTAGACTTCTCGATAACGAAATTCGAATCCATAAGGTATACCCTTTTACTTCTTATCGCGCTAGATGTAGCTAAGTTTTTCTTTCTGACTGTTTAATAATTCATATCTATATCTTCGGTTTCAGTCTGcgcttttagggttttctatggCGACCATTCTTTTTTTCTGTCACTTTTTAGATCTCTACCCGATTTCTTTTGTAAATACGGGATATTTGTACTGTGATTATTTGTTTATCCTTgcttatgatttttattattattgtttaaagGAAGAATTGCAAAGAACCAATCTAGAATTGGATTCGTACAAGGAGAAGATAAAAGAAAATCAGGAGAAGATTAAGCTCAACAAGCAGTTACCTTACTTGGTGGGCAACATCGTTGAGGTAATATTATGATTCCCTTGAACATGGTTTCAATGCTTTTCTTATGTTGGTGATAAGTTAGTTTCCCAAGTTGCTTACAAGTTTGGTTTGAGCTGTGTTGTGTTTGTATGTTTGATATATGAATTTAAAGGAAGAATAAAGGGTTACCAAGTAAATGGGTCTGTGAGGTATTGATGTTATTATGAATGAGGGTCCCTGCTAGTGGTACTGGCGGGCGTGGTTATGTACTGATTATATGTACCAGTAAACACACcatataaaaacaaataacccGCCTGCTATGTCAAATTGTGGTAGGTATGTTTCTTGTTTACACACCACGAAATGAAGAGTAGAAAAACTTGCTCTTATTTCATTTGAGAAAGGTTTCATCTTAAAATTTACTGGAGGTAGTCATATCCCAAAGTTATGTTCTTGAAGTTCCGAGGTTTTGTTCCTTTACATTTATGTTTTGGAAGTCAGAACTCATAGGATTATCATACTAACTACTAAccattcactggatttagattaaggaaattatgattattttgatAGATGTATAAATTTTGAGTTAACGGGGTCATCTATGCCATTTGATGTTTATTATGGACAACATCACCTGTTAGTATTCAACCATATTTACTTATTCCTTTTGTTTTCAGATTTTAGAaatgaatcctgaagatgaggccGAGGAAGATGGTGCAAACATCGACCTTGATTCACAGAGGAAGGGGAAGTGTGTTGTTTTGAAAACATCTACCCGCCAGGTAACTTAGTATGCAAGTCCTTTGTTCTTGTATTAAACTGATAGAGTTACAGAATAGAGCCTACTTAATCAGTCAGTTGAGCTGTGCCAAATTTATTTGCAAAAGAGTTTCTCATATTATTGATCATGCTACATATTTTGGTTATTATTAGGAAAGAGTAGCTATGTTTCTATGATGATGTGTATTGTGCACGTGTTGCTGATACAAATGAGGAAAAATTTATCTTTCAAATGGAAGAGCTAGAAGAGTCTTGCTGTGCAAAAGAGTTTCTAATATTATTTTGATCATGCTACATTTGGATATTTTGGTTATTATTAGAATAGAGTAGCTATGTTTTTACAATGATGTATATTGTGCACGTGTTTCTGATACAAACGAGGAAACATTTATCTTTCAAATGGAAGATCTAGAAGAGttgttgtaaattattattctatGTTTGCTCATATCTGATTGCTAATTTCTGTGTTAACTATTGATTGCAGACAATTTTTCTACCTGTTGTCGGACTTGTTGACCCTGACAAATTAAAGCCTGGTGATCTTGTTGGAGTGAACAAAGATAGTTACTTGATCTTGGACACGTTGCCATCTGAATATGATTCTCGAGTAAAGGCTATGGAGGTTGACGAAAAACCTACTGAAGATTACAATGACATTGGAGGACTAGAAAAGCAGGTAAGTAAAAGGCTGATGCATGTCCTTTGTGGCACTTCAAATTTTATGTTCTCAAGCACCACATGCTTACTTTTGTACTCAATTTGGTTATTATTGCACAGATCCAAGAGCTAGTAGAGGCCATTGTTCTGCCTATGACACACAAGGAACGGTTTCAGAAATTGGGGGTCCGACCCCCTAAGGGAGTGCTATTATATGGACCTCCTGGTACTGGGAAAACTTTGATGGCTCGTGCTTGTGCTGCACAGACAAATGCTACATTTTTGAAACTTGCAGGTCCACAGTTGGTCCAGGTATTGTATAGGATAGATTactatctttttcttttgtgaATACATACTCATATTCTGTTCTTTTGTAagttttatgttaattttttatattgtaaccTTGAAGATGTTCATTGGAGATGGAGCAAAACTTGTTCGTGATGCTTTTCAGCTTGCAAAAGAAAAATCTCCATGCATTATTTTTATAGATGAAATCGATGCAATTGGGACAAAGCGATTTGATAGGTAATTAATGctctacaattttttttgtcaGTGCATTTTGATAGGATATATGTTCTAATATATAAGCATGAATAAGTCTCAAGCTGGTGGatgacatttttgtttttgtttttgtttttgtttagttttgtcCTTttcaaatatctatatataaacttCCTTTTTACCAGCTTAGAGC from Cannabis sativa cultivar Pink pepper isolate KNU-18-1 chromosome 2, ASM2916894v1, whole genome shotgun sequence encodes:
- the LOC115718997 gene encoding 26S proteasome regulatory subunit 6A homolog — its product is MAAAMLEDTSFEDDQLASMSTDDIVRASRLLDNEIRIHKEELQRTNLELDSYKEKIKENQEKIKLNKQLPYLVGNIVEILEMNPEDEAEEDGANIDLDSQRKGKCVVLKTSTRQTIFLPVVGLVDPDKLKPGDLVGVNKDSYLILDTLPSEYDSRVKAMEVDEKPTEDYNDIGGLEKQIQELVEAIVLPMTHKERFQKLGVRPPKGVLLYGPPGTGKTLMARACAAQTNATFLKLAGPQLVQMFIGDGAKLVRDAFQLAKEKSPCIIFIDEIDAIGTKRFDSEVSGDREVQRTMLELLNQLDGFSSDDRIKVIAATNRADILDPALMRSGRLDRKIEFPHPTEEARARILQIHSRKMNVHPDVNFEELARSTDDFNGAQLKAVCVEAGMLALRRDATEVNHEDFNEGIIQVQAKKKASLNYYA